Proteins encoded together in one Anoxybacillus flavithermus window:
- a CDS encoding ArsR/SmtB family transcription factor, whose product MGQKAIEVFRSCIPLFQALSDPHRQDIVLLLAEHDKLTVNEITERSSLSRPAISHHLKILRDQGLVSVEQKGTLRYYVLSIEKAVELLKDLIHAVEKECL is encoded by the coding sequence ATGGGACAAAAAGCGATCGAGGTGTTTCGATCGTGTATACCATTATTTCAAGCGCTAAGCGATCCTCATCGCCAAGATATTGTATTGCTGCTTGCGGAACACGATAAGCTAACAGTCAATGAAATTACGGAACGGTCAAGTTTATCGCGTCCAGCGATTTCGCACCATTTAAAAATTTTGCGTGACCAAGGACTAGTGTCGGTAGAACAAAAAGGGACATTGCGATACTATGTATTATCTATCGAAAAAGCTGTTGAATTATTGAAAGATTTAATTCATGCTGTTGAGAAGGAGTGCCTTTAG
- the qoxA gene encoding cytochrome aa3 quinol oxidase subunit II, translated as MMKRLFSLLVVGLLPLLAGCEMVVFQPQGPAARSITELINWSIWWMLLVVVVVFALFAYIVWKYRDRPERQGEEPPEEHGSTVLEIVWTVIPILIVVALTIPTVRTLYDLEKPPKGYEDQDPLVIHVTSADWKWIFSYPEQNIETVNYVNIPVNRLVLFKMTSASTMQSFWVPALAGQKYTMNKMETELYVVAERPGSYEGRNTNFNGRGYAHMQFEVLAQTPKEFDKWVQEVKQTAPKLTKEKYEELLLPTHLGRLTFVDTHLQWVNHADPHSKTYTNPELYRGHGYQGKIFDENDRHTSNVTDDEQQASESHSGGEHHGH; from the coding sequence ATGATGAAGCGCTTGTTTTCCTTACTGGTAGTCGGATTGCTTCCGCTTCTTGCAGGCTGTGAGATGGTTGTGTTTCAACCGCAAGGACCAGCGGCACGAAGCATTACGGAGTTGATTAACTGGTCGATTTGGTGGATGCTTCTTGTTGTTGTCGTTGTCTTTGCTTTGTTTGCTTATATTGTGTGGAAATATCGAGATCGACCTGAGCGTCAAGGGGAGGAGCCGCCTGAAGAACACGGAAGTACGGTGCTTGAAATTGTATGGACGGTAATTCCGATTTTAATCGTTGTTGCGTTAACGATCCCAACTGTGAGAACATTATATGATTTAGAAAAGCCTCCGAAGGGGTACGAAGATCAAGATCCGCTTGTTATTCACGTGACATCAGCGGATTGGAAATGGATTTTTAGCTACCCAGAGCAAAATATTGAAACAGTGAACTACGTCAATATTCCTGTCAATCGTCTCGTGCTATTTAAAATGACTTCCGCATCGACTATGCAGTCATTTTGGGTGCCTGCGTTAGCGGGACAAAAATATACGATGAACAAAATGGAGACAGAATTGTACGTTGTTGCGGAACGTCCTGGTTCGTACGAAGGAAGAAATACAAACTTTAATGGACGTGGGTATGCGCATATGCAATTTGAAGTTTTAGCGCAAACGCCAAAAGAGTTTGACAAATGGGTACAAGAAGTAAAACAAACGGCACCGAAATTAACGAAAGAAAAATATGAAGAGCTGTTATTGCCAACCCATTTAGGACGATTGACGTTTGTTGATACACATTTACAATGGGTAAACCATGCTGATCCGCATTCAAAGACGTACACAAATCCAGAATTATATCGTGGGCATGGATACCAAGGAAAAATTTTTGACGAAAATGATCGACATACATCAAATGTGACAGATGATGAGCAACAAGCTTCTGAAAGCCATAGCGGAGGTGAACATCATGGGCATTAA